One window from the genome of Kryptolebias marmoratus isolate JLee-2015 linkage group LG1, ASM164957v2, whole genome shotgun sequence encodes:
- the hnf1a gene encoding hepatocyte nuclear factor 1-alpha, producing MEGEEKARAAKARPSRLTALQEQLIWALLESGLSRDVLVQAMGELERGKTSAGAERGEKGDGESSEEGEMDFSPPIFRELDKLPPDEASKLRAEVDRLLQEDPWHVAKMVKSYMQQHNLPQREVVESTGLNQSHLSQHLNKGTPMKNQKRAALYTWYVKKQCEISQQFTNAKHGLAPAEEQGEDTKKGRRNRFKWGPASLQILFNAYERQKNPSKEEREGLVEECNRAECLQRGVSPSQLAGLGSNLVTEVRVYNWFANRRKEEAFRHKLALDTSFTSQSASSSNPALPPSPEHGVKYSQQISCDAVGSARNSAGERVGRLVVSPIQLEPSHTLLETHNPKLVSSNGPLPPVSTLTSLHSLSASPASSQSLIMASVPSVMSLGESSLLIGLASTQPQTVPVINNMGGFTTLQPISFQQQLHGSHQQPLSQQLQGHMAANPFMATMAQLPCHMYKSDSPQYHSSSLLSQAMVIADGSSLGTLTSLAAVRQILTTDPEDGTDSPLQEDSLHLQPHTPVPASSESLELYPSSQMAERHQSHILSPSPTDISSYMPTQMVSTAQ from the exons ATGGAGGGAGAGGAGAAGGCGAGGGCGGCGAAAGCCAGGCCGAGTCGTCTGACCGCCCTCCAGGAGCAGCTCATCTGGGCCCTGCTGGAGTCCGGACTGTCCCGGGACGTCCTGGTCCAAGCCATGGGGGAACTGGAGCGGGGCAAGACCAGCGCCGGGGCTGAGAGGGGAGAGAAGGGGGACGGAGAGAGCTCCGAGGAGGGAGAAATGGATTTCTCGCCGCCGATATTCCGAGAGCTGGACAAGCTCCCTCCGGACGAGGCGTCCAAACTCAGGGCTGAGGTCGACCGGTTACTGCA GGAGGACCCCTGGCATGTTGCAAAAATGGTGAAAAGCTACATGCAGCAGCACAACCTACCTCAGAGGGAGGTGGTGGAGTCCACGGGACTCAACCAGTCCCACCTCTCCCAGCACCTCAACAAGGGAACACCCATGAAGAACCAAAAGAGAGCTGCTCTGTACACCTGGTACGTCAAGAAGCAGTGCGAGATCAGCCAGC AGTTCACCAACGCCAAACACGGCCTTGCACCTGCAGAGGAGCAAGGAGAGGACACCAAGAAGGGACGGAGGAACAGGTTCAAGTGGGGTCCAGCATCCCTGCAGATCCTCTTCAATGCCTACGAACGACAGAAGAACCCCAGCAAGGAGGAAAGAGAGGGGCTGGTGGAGGAGTGCAACAG GGCGGAGTGTCTCCAGAGGGGGGTGTCTCCCTCCCAGCTTGCTGGCCTGGGCTCCAACCTGGTCACCGAGGTTCGAGTGTACAACTGGTTCGCCAACCGCCGCAAAGAGGAGGCCTTCCGTCACAAGCTGGCCCTCGACACATCTTTCACCTCCCAATCAGCGTCCTCCTCTAATCCCGCCCTTCCACCGAGTCCAGAGCATG GTGTGAAATACAGCCAGCAGATTTCGTGCGACGCGGTCGGCTCAGCTAGAAACAGCGCCGGAGAGCGAGTGGGGCGTCTTGTGGTCAGTCCTATCCAACTGGAACCCAGCCACACACTCCTCGAGACCCATAACCCGAAGCTG GTGTCCAGCAACGGCCCCCTGCCCCCAGTAAGCACTCTGACCTCCCTGCACAGTCTGTCCGCCTCGCCCGCCTCCTCGCAGAGCCTCATCATGGCTTCAGTGCCAAGTGTCATGAGCCTAGGAGAGTCCTCTCTTCTCATTG GATTAGCTTCCACGCAGCCGCAGACCGTCCCGGTCATAAACAACATGGGAGGTTTCACAACTCTCCAGCCCATCTcgttccagcagcagctccatgGCTCCCACCAGCAGCCGTTATCACAGCAGCTTCAGGGTCACATGGCTGCCAACCCCTTCATGGCAACCATGGCTCAGCTGCCGTGTCACA TGTACAAGTCGGACTCGCCTCAGTACCACTCATCCAGTCTGCTGTCTCAAGCCATGGTCATCGCTGACGGCAGCAGTCTGGGGACCCTGACCAGCCTCGCCGCGGTCAGACAG ATTCTCACGACAGATCCCGAGGACGGGACGGACTCGCCTTTACAGGAAGACTCATTACACCTGCAGCCGCACACGCCTGTGCCAG cttcttccgAGAGCCTGGAGCTGTATCCTTCCTCTCAGATGGCAGAGCGCCATCAATCCCACATCCTCTCACCTTCACCGACAGACATTAGCTCCTACATGCCAACACAAATGGTCTCCACAGCGCAGTGA